GCCGTGGAACTGGACGGCACAAAAGCGCCACAGGCCGCCGCTGTTTTTAAGTCGCTCAGCGACGAAGGCTATTTCAATGCCAAGGCCTGCCACCGTCTCACCACGGGTGAGACGTTCGGGCTGCTGCAATGCGGCGCCTCCGGTCCCGAAGGGCAGGGCGATCCCGGCTACACATGGGGCCCCCTGGAGAACACACCCGCCGATAATACTTATCCGGCCGGAACCATCGCCGTGGCCCGAACCGGCAACAACGCCTTTGGGAACGGAAAGCAGTTCTTCGTCGTCTACAAGGACACTGTCATTACGGCAGACAGCGCCGGTGGCTACACCGTGGTGGGGAGGGTGACTTCCGGCCTTGATGTGGTATCGAATATAGCTGCAGCCGGGATTACACCGGGCAGCAGCGACACAGACGGCACACCTGTGGAACCAGTCACGATAGACTCGTTTTCTCTGAAGTAGGAAGCCCGGCCTCATAGGCTGCGGTGCAGGACCTGAGTATTTTCCTCCAAGCGAAAGACTTTTAGCGGTGACAGACAGTCAGAAATCCGACGAAACAGCAACAGACCTGACCGAGACGGCGGCGCCCGCCCCCGAGGAAGCAGCTGAAGCAACCAGCACCCCGGCAGCGGAAGCTCCCGTGGAAACCTCCCAAACAGCCGGCACCTCGGCAGCAGAAGCCCCCGAGGAAACATCCGAAGAGGCCAGCACCCCGGCAGCAGAAGCCCCCGAGGAAAGTGCCCCGGAAAACAAGGCTCCGGCACCGGCACCCCGCCCGGCGCCCTCCCCGGCCGCCTTTGCTTCCCGGCCGAAACCAGCCGCCGCACCCGCCGCAGCACCCGTCCCCGCAGCGCCCGCAACGTCGCTGGCAGAAGCGTCCAAATGGGGCCGCGTTGAGGGCGACGGACACGTCTTTTTGAACATCGACGGCGCTGAGCATCCCGTGGGCCAGTACCCGGGAGTCAGCAACGACGAGGCCCTGGCCTACTTCGCGCGGAAATATGACGACGTGGTGGCCCAGATTGTGCTGCTCGAACAGCGCGTCAGTTCCAAGGCCCCCAGCACCGACATGCAAAAGACTGTCACCCACCTGCGCGAGCAGCTCGCCGAGCGCAACATGGTGGGGGACCTCCGCTCAGCAGAGGCGCGCCTCGATAAGTTGTCCACGCAGATCGCTGAACTCGAGCAGGCGGAGAAGGCTGAGCACGACGCCGTCCGCGCCTCCGAGCTCGCTGCGCGCGAGGCCATTGTGGCCGAGGCCGAACAGATTTCCGGACAGGATCCCGCCCAGACGCAGTGGAAGACTTCCAGCGCCCGGATGAACGAACTGTTCGAGACCTGGAAGGCGGCCCAGAAGAGCGGAGTCCGCCTGGGCCGGAGCAACGAGGACGCCCTGTGGAAGCGGTTCCGTGCCGCCCGCACTGTTTTCGACCGCCACCGCCGCGCCTACTTCTCACAGTTGGACAGCAACAACTCTGCTGCCAAGTCCACCAAGGAAAAGCTGATCGCCGACGCCGAAGCGCTGTCAACCTCCACCGACTGGGGCTTCGCAGCTGGAGAATACCGGCGCCTGATGGACCAGTGGAAGGCCTCACCGCGGGCCAGCCGCAAGGACGACGACGCCCTCTGGGCCCGGTTCCGTGCCGCCCAGGATGCCTTCTTCACGGCGCGCCAGGCGGCAAATGATGAGATTGACCATGAATACGCCGCGAACCTCACGGTCAAAGAAGCCCTCCTGACCGAAGCCAACGCCATTCTCCCGGTGAAGGACCTGGCAGCTGCCAAGAAGGCCCTGCAGTCCATCCGGGACCGCTGGGAAGAGGCGGGCAAGGTGCCGAGGGCGGACATGGGACGCGTCGAGGCCGGGCTGCGCAAGGTGGAAGATGCGGTCCGCCACGCCGAGGAAGAGCAGTGGCAGCGGTCCAACCCTGAGCGGAAGGCACGCACCAACAGCGCCCTTTCGCAGCTGGAGTCCGCCATCGCCGGGCTTCAGGAAGACCTTGCCAAGGCTGAGAAGTCCGGCGACCAGCGCCGGATCAAGGCTGCCCAGGAAGCCCTGGAAGCACGGCAGGCCTGGCTGGACCAGATCCAGCGGTCGGCCAGCGAACTGGCCTAGGCCTTTTACCGACAGGCACAGGCCCGGTTCCGGTTATCCACATAACCGGAACCGGGCCTGTGCCTGTTAACGGTGGCGGGGCAGGATTGGTGGATGGCGACACCAACGGCTCCTCCCGCCGCCACCCACGGCGTGGATTCCTCCTCCGGCGCAGAATCAGTACCGCGTTTCCCTGAGCTTTATGCCCCGGGCATGCCCTTTGCCTTCCCGGAGCTTCAGTCGCTGGCCGCCGATGGCCTGCTGACACGGTTCCATCAGCACGGCTATGCGCTGCCCGGAACCCATGCCACCCCGCAACTCCGGGCACGGGCGGCAGCAGGGGCAGTTCCTGCAGCGGTCCGCCAACGGGTAGTGGCCGGGCGCATGACGGCGGCGTGGATCTATGGCTGTGCGGGCGAGCCGGACCGGCTGGCGCTGCTGGTGGATGCCAAGCGCCGTGTCTCCAGTCTCCGGAACACCAGGGGCTGTACTTTGCACGAGGTAAAGCTCGGGCCCTTCGACGTCGTCAGCCTGGGCGGCTTGATGGTCTCCAGTCCCCTGCGCACTGCGCTCGACGTCGCCCTTCATGTAGACGCAGAAAAGGCCATCCCCACCCTGGAAAGTTTGCTGGCCCGCCCGCAGAACGATGTACGCCTGCGGTTGCTGGTTCTCGCCATCGAAGCGAGTCCCCGGGTACCCCACAAGAGGGCAGCACTGGGAAAGCTTGCGCAGTTAGCTCCGGCGCTTATTCCCCGTGGTGCGGTAAACGTCAAAAACGCCGTCGATCCGGCGGACAGCACTCAGGACGTGGTGCAGGTACTTGGGGTCGCCCATCTCGAAGGCGAACTTTGAGATGGCAACCCGGTCACTGGAGGTATGGACGCTGGCAGCCAGGATGTTTACGTGGTTCTCGGACAGCACACGCGTAACGTCAGACAGCAGCGACTTCCGGTCCAGCGCTTCAACCTGGATTTCCACGAGGAACACACTGGACTGCGTAGGCGCCCAGTCCACATCAACGATCCGGTCCGGCTGGTCCTTCAAGTCGGAGATGTTGGTGCAGTCCGTCCGGTGCACGGATACGCCCGAG
This genomic interval from Arthrobacter sp. SLBN-100 contains the following:
- a CDS encoding peptidylprolyl isomerase, whose protein sequence is MAASPRSAREAKRRIQQMEAKRELRRDQEKRRKRDNLIAAGAGTAAVVLAVVLQLTAFAGNPNEEEFAAAEAGLSSPSASESPSAQATNGPNIPAAETAAGKTFSGELVLNGSPLAVELDGTKAPQAAAVFKSLSDEGYFNAKACHRLTTGETFGLLQCGASGPEGQGDPGYTWGPLENTPADNTYPAGTIAVARTGNNAFGNGKQFFVVYKDTVITADSAGGYTVVGRVTSGLDVVSNIAAAGITPGSSDTDGTPVEPVTIDSFSLK
- a CDS encoding DUF349 domain-containing protein, which encodes MTDSQKSDETATDLTETAAPAPEEAAEATSTPAAEAPVETSQTAGTSAAEAPEETSEEASTPAAEAPEESAPENKAPAPAPRPAPSPAAFASRPKPAAAPAAAPVPAAPATSLAEASKWGRVEGDGHVFLNIDGAEHPVGQYPGVSNDEALAYFARKYDDVVAQIVLLEQRVSSKAPSTDMQKTVTHLREQLAERNMVGDLRSAEARLDKLSTQIAELEQAEKAEHDAVRASELAAREAIVAEAEQISGQDPAQTQWKTSSARMNELFETWKAAQKSGVRLGRSNEDALWKRFRAARTVFDRHRRAYFSQLDSNNSAAKSTKEKLIADAEALSTSTDWGFAAGEYRRLMDQWKASPRASRKDDDALWARFRAAQDAFFTARQAANDEIDHEYAANLTVKEALLTEANAILPVKDLAAAKKALQSIRDRWEEAGKVPRADMGRVEAGLRKVEDAVRHAEEEQWQRSNPERKARTNSALSQLESAIAGLQEDLAKAEKSGDQRRIKAAQEALEARQAWLDQIQRSASELA
- a CDS encoding type IV toxin-antitoxin system AbiEi family antitoxin translates to MATPTAPPAATHGVDSSSGAESVPRFPELYAPGMPFAFPELQSLAADGLLTRFHQHGYALPGTHATPQLRARAAAGAVPAAVRQRVVAGRMTAAWIYGCAGEPDRLALLVDAKRRVSSLRNTRGCTLHEVKLGPFDVVSLGGLMVSSPLRTALDVALHVDAEKAIPTLESLLARPQNDVRLRLLVLAIEASPRVPHKRAALGKLAQLAPALIPRGAVNVKNAVDPADSTQDVVQVLGVAHLEGEL